The Candidatus Cloacimonadota bacterium sequence TGCGTCCCGATCCTCAATATGTTATTCTAAATCAATTTGATGAATTTGGCAATTCTTTCTGGCATTACCACTTAACCGGAAATGCCATTGAAGAAGTGTATGATATGATTAAGAGACCCAAAAATCGCTTATCCGGATATGTAAGCGCTACTGGTTCAGCAGGCACAATAGCAGCAGGAGACTATTTAAAACGCATTCATCCTTTGATGAAAACCACTGCTGCAGAAGCTTTTGAATGCCCCACTCTTCTCAATAATGGCTTTGGGGGTCATCGCATTGAGGGAATTGGAGACAAGCATGTTCCATGGATACATAACGTACGTCATACCGATGCCGTTGCTGCCATCAGAGATGAAGATTGTATGAGATTACTGCGCCTCTTTAACGAAGAGGAAGGCAAAAAATCCCTTATTGCACAAGGTGTTAGCGAATCCGTTGTAAACGATCTACCACTTTTGGGTATATCTTCTATTGGCAATCTATTGGCATGCATCAAAATGGCCAAGTATTTTGAGTATAACGAAGATGATGTTATCTTTACCTGCTTTACGGATTCAGCCGAAATGTATGAAAGCAGGATAGCAGAACAGAATGCCGATAAAGGTGCTTATAGTGAGCTTCAAGCCGCTCTGGATTTGGAAGGCTGCATTAGGGCTCAGAGCTATGATAACTTCTTGGAACTCAGCTATCAAGATCAAAAACGCATCCACAACTTGAAATACTACACTTGGGTAGAGCAACAAGGAAAAACCTACGAAGAAATCCTTAAACAGTGGGAACCGGAGTATTGGACCGAAACCTTTGAAGATAACTTAGACGAGCTCGATAAAGCAATTGAGGAATTTAACGCTCTCTAATTTTTGTGCCATCATTCTCGCTTCAGGCAAGGGCAATCGCTTCGGCATGCCCAAGTCTGAAGCGAAGGTGGATGGTTTGCTTTTTTCACAAAGAATAAGCCGCAATCTTTTAGATTCCGGCCTCCACAACATTATCCTTGCCAAGAGCTTGGATACTCCATCCATGTTGGATTCGTTGCGTAAAACACTTAAAAATATGACAGATATTCCTTCCCATCTGATTATCTGGCCGGTTGACCATCCTTTTGTGCAAAGTAACACGGTGCAAATACTGGTGGAATATGCCATGCAAAATCCGGATTGCATTATCAAACCGGAATATCGTGGCAGGCGCGGACATCCAATTATCATACCTTCAGATTTGGATATCCACAATCCCGTATACGAAACATTAAGGGAAGTCTTACGCCACAGCGGTGTGGGAACCATGATCGTGGCTGTAGAAGATCAGGGCATATTACAAAACATAAATACGAAGGACGATCTCGACCGTTTTTTGGAAAGTGGAGAAATACATGGATAAAGATTTTATGGAGCTTATTAGCACGCGCCATAGCATACGTGATTATTGCTCGGATCCAATTCCCAATGCCGCTTTGGACAAAATCTTGGAAGCTGGAAGGTTGGCTCCTTCTGCTCAAAACCGTCAACCTTGGCGATACATTGTAATAAGGGAGTCAAATGAAGTAAAAGCCTTTGTGAAGCATACAGGATTAATTGGGCTTAGTAATTTCTTTGTTAAAAGTGCTCCCTGTGTAATAATCGCCTGTGCTGAAAGCAAGAAAAATTTACGCATCAACAACCAGGACTATTATTTGGTAGATATCGCTATCTCTTTTCAGCAGATGATGTTATGTGCCTGGGAGATGGGTATAGGTTCTTGTTGGATGGCTGCATTTTCGGAGAAAGCTCTGGCAAAATATCTCAACATTCCCAAGTCTTGGCGGATTGTAGCCTTTTCTCCTTTTGGCTACCCCAAAGATGATAAGAGCTTATATAGCAAGACTATATCTGGTGTTGCCGGAAGCAAGAAGCGACAAGCCATTGAGGACATGGTTACTTATTTTTCCAGTCGATAGACTAGCCTTTTTTTACCCTCCGGATCAAGCTAACTTTACGCTATGTTTGTCCAGACATTCTCCTGTGCGTATAGGATTATGTCTGCCTAAAGCATGGGTTTAGCATAGTTTACCCAATGGGGTAAGCATTGGCTAGAGGATATCTCTTTAGATAGGATCAGCTCGTAAGATATTTGGATACAAAAGCCACCCGAGACTGGAACCATTGTTAAGATTTGCATTGACAAAAGAAGTCTTAGATTTTATCATGAAGTTCTAAAGAAATGTGGAGTTTACAATGCCTGCTATTGCCGTTTTGGGCTGCATGTGGGGTGATGAGGCAAAGGCGAAGATTGTTGACTATTTGGGAAGCGATGCCGATTATGTGGTTCGTTTTCAAGGAGGAAGCAATGCCGGACATACTATAGTTGTAAAGGGAAAGAAGTATGTTTTTCATACTGTTCCCTCTGGTATTTTGTATCCACACACTAAATGTGTTATTGGCTCCGGACTTGTTATCGATCCCTTTGCGTTGGTAGCAGAAATTATGGCTTTGGAAGCCGCCGGAATCACTTTTAACCATCGTTTGTTTATAGACGAGCGTACCGGAATTGTATTGCCATTGCACAAACACTTGGATCTAAGTTCTGAAAAACAGCTTAAAAGCGCAAAGATTGGTACTACAGGACGCGGTATAGGCCCTGCTTATGCGGATCTCACTGCCAGAGTAGGAATTCGTTTGATAGATTTGGCTCATCATCGCTATTTAAAAAGAAGAATACAGGAACTGTATCTGTATCACAAGCACCAGGAAGAAGCATCGGAAATTGCGGAACTTATTCGGCAGTTGGAAGAATGTTGGAAATTTTTACGAAAATATAGCTGTCAAACCGGTAACTTATTGCACGAGGCAAATATACAAGGAGCCAAAATCATCTTTGAAGGGGCTCAGGGCAGCATGTTGGACCGTAGTTGGGGTACATATCCCTATGTTACTTCATCCAATACAATAGTAGATGCAGTGGGAATTGGAACCGGTTTTTCGGCACGGTGTCTGGATGAAGTTTTGGGCGTATTCAAGGCTTATGCCACTCGAGTAGGTGAAGGACCATTCCCCACCGAAATAAGCGATGATATTGCACAGAAGATACGCAAACAAGGAAACGAATTTGGAGCAACCACTGGAAGACCAAGACGAATAGGATATTTCGATGCCGTTCTAGCTGCTCACACCATCAAGCTAAATACAATCGATAAGCTTGCCATAACCCTATTAGATGTGTTGTCTGGAATAGAAGAGCTTAAGATCTGCATGGGCTACAAGTTAAAAAACAGAGTGCTAACCGAACCTCCATCACATCCGCTTGATTGGGAAAAGATAGAGCCTATGTATGTTAGCTTAGAAGGGTGGGACCAGAACTTAAATAAAGCTAGGTCGGTGAAATCTTTACCCCAAAACGCAAGAATATACTTGGAAGCGATTGAAGATCTGTTGGAAAAACCCATCAAGATAGTATCGGTGGGGAAAGAACGCAATCAAACCTTTGTTATCAATAAAGGATAGATGAGAGAATCATGAAACAGTGCCTTATTATTTTTATGCTGATTATAGCGGTGGGGATTTTTGCCCAATCGGCAGATACTCTTTGGGTCTTCAATGCACCCCAATTTGCCAATCCGTTTTATGAGACATATTCTAGGAACTATTTAGGGGTTGAAGCAGCAGGAAGAGGCTACACTGGGGCGGCGGTATTGAGTAATGCCCACTCTGCTTTAATTAATCCGGCAGTTATGACGGCAGATTCGGCGAATATTTTTATAGAATTTGGGATAAAGCCTCCTCAGAATGAAGATGAGCTTAAGTTTAATGCCAATTATGTTTCGCCAACACCACTTGGTGTTTTTGGGTTTAGCATGCCGCTAAACTCAAAATGGAATATTGCCGCTATGTACAACAATCCTAAAAGCATTTACTTAGAAGATTTTATAATAGAGATCAATCAAGGAGCTAGTATAGTAGCAATATCGCCTAAATATTACTTGCATCAGTTTAGTGCAGTTGCCAACTATAAGCTTACGGATAAGGTGTCTTTGGGAATGGCATTACACAATCAAATACATTATTTTTACAATCCCATTTTTCTGCGCAGCTATGCCAAAGTGAGCGATACAGTTTATAGAGTTCGCATGCAACCTGGTTTTCTATTTAAACAGGATAAATGGATGGTGGGCGGCTCAGCATTATTGCCGGGTAAGATTGATGTGGATTTGCGATATGGTAAATATGAATATCCTTTGCCATTAGAACTGAATGCGGGCTTAAGTTACACTAGTGGTCAACACCGTTTATCGGGAGATTTTAGCTTTGTAAATGATTCTGCAGTAGATGAAAAGTTTTCAAGCAGGTATGGTGTTCATTTGGGAGCGGAAAAGAGAGTAGAAAACCATATTATACGTGCAGGATATATGTTCAAATCTAATGTATGGGATGGCAGGGTGATGTTAGCAGAAAACACTACTGCCAATGCCGACACCTCAATTTTCTGGTTGGATGTACCCAACAGTTTGGATGTAAAAGACAACAATCAACATTTTCTTACGGCAGGGCTTGGTTACCTTTTTAAACACGGTCAGATTAATGTCTCGCTTTTGCATTGCATTATTGGTGAAAACCGTCAAACTCAAGTCAATATGGGCTTAAGCATAAAATTGAACACTTTTATGAGTAGTAAGCTTCTGGAGGATTGATGAAGCAATCTGGTGTTCAAATAAGGGCAATCGACAAATATGAGCTTCCGTTGTTGGAGGATGCAGTTAATACTTGGTTTTCGGCTCTTAGAGACAACAAATTGCGTCGCAGCAAGAGAGTGTTAATTAAACCCAATCTTCTAGGTGCTTATGCTCCAGAGCAAGCAGTTACTACTCATCCAACGGTTTTGGAAGCTATTATCCGCTATTTTTTGGCACACAAAAAAGAAGTATGGGTAGGAGATAGCCCGGGCGGCGGAGTATCGGTACAGAAAGTATGGCAGGTCTGTGGATTGCAAGATTTGGCAGATCGGTATCCGATCAAATTGGTGAATCTATCAACCGAAAAATATAGAGAGATGAATTACGAGGGAATTCCGGTAAAGATATCTGAAACACTCTTTAAATGTGGAATCGTAATCAATGTGGCAAAGTATAAAACTCATTCATTGATGGCTTTTACCGGAGCGTTGAAAAACCTTTATGGCTTGGTGCCGGGGTTGATAAAAAGTGAAT is a genomic window containing:
- a CDS encoding pyridoxal-phosphate dependent enzyme gives rise to the protein MPKLITKIDRKIAAKNAARCKQRGIILPTIKQQMYPETIPQEIKDRLKPIGLWDINPLNLFRITWKNNIETGLFGAPNFLEIPPEISGVKARIIGLVGKYFPTGAHKVGAAYGCLAPILVSGSFDPEIHKAVWPSTGNYCRGGAFDCALLACPAVAILPEEMSKERFDWLHEIGAEVYATPGCESNVKEIFDKCAELRPDPQYVILNQFDEFGNSFWHYHLTGNAIEEVYDMIKRPKNRLSGYVSATGSAGTIAAGDYLKRIHPLMKTTAAEAFECPTLLNNGFGGHRIEGIGDKHVPWIHNVRHTDAVAAIRDEDCMRLLRLFNEEEGKKSLIAQGVSESVVNDLPLLGISSIGNLLACIKMAKYFEYNEDDVIFTCFTDSAEMYESRIAEQNADKGAYSELQAALDLEGCIRAQSYDNFLELSYQDQKRIHNLKYYTWVEQQGKTYEEILKQWEPEYWTETFEDNLDELDKAIEEFNAL
- a CDS encoding NTP transferase domain-containing protein codes for the protein MLFSQRISRNLLDSGLHNIILAKSLDTPSMLDSLRKTLKNMTDIPSHLIIWPVDHPFVQSNTVQILVEYAMQNPDCIIKPEYRGRRGHPIIIPSDLDIHNPVYETLREVLRHSGVGTMIVAVEDQGILQNINTKDDLDRFLESGEIHG
- a CDS encoding nitroreductase family protein, which translates into the protein MDKDFMELISTRHSIRDYCSDPIPNAALDKILEAGRLAPSAQNRQPWRYIVIRESNEVKAFVKHTGLIGLSNFFVKSAPCVIIACAESKKNLRINNQDYYLVDIAISFQQMMLCAWEMGIGSCWMAAFSEKALAKYLNIPKSWRIVAFSPFGYPKDDKSLYSKTISGVAGSKKRQAIEDMVTYFSSR
- a CDS encoding adenylosuccinate synthase yields the protein MPAIAVLGCMWGDEAKAKIVDYLGSDADYVVRFQGGSNAGHTIVVKGKKYVFHTVPSGILYPHTKCVIGSGLVIDPFALVAEIMALEAAGITFNHRLFIDERTGIVLPLHKHLDLSSEKQLKSAKIGTTGRGIGPAYADLTARVGIRLIDLAHHRYLKRRIQELYLYHKHQEEASEIAELIRQLEECWKFLRKYSCQTGNLLHEANIQGAKIIFEGAQGSMLDRSWGTYPYVTSSNTIVDAVGIGTGFSARCLDEVLGVFKAYATRVGEGPFPTEISDDIAQKIRKQGNEFGATTGRPRRIGYFDAVLAAHTIKLNTIDKLAITLLDVLSGIEELKICMGYKLKNRVLTEPPSHPLDWEKIEPMYVSLEGWDQNLNKARSVKSLPQNARIYLEAIEDLLEKPIKIVSVGKERNQTFVINKG